In the genome of Thermosphaera aggregans DSM 11486, one region contains:
- a CDS encoding ornithine carbamoyltransferase, whose amino-acid sequence MGRGKPWFVGLLHGQDWLSNYDHDIDTVLKVLKAARELREMYHNGIRKVTWLDGKMLYLIFYNKSLRTRNSFQTGIYQLGGQATYISPDQVYAPTLPEDMIPYQTEAISDVARVLSRYGDGIAIRIYGDAAKWIIGRGHKIIREFAKWADIPVLNMEDDVWHPFQALADAQAAFDALGWPKDLRGKKVVVSYAYSGGLKPLAVPQDVATMFAMMGADVYVAHPPGFELMDEAMNKAKEYAKHWGSEFKIVYDMDEAFEGATIVYPKAWSPKGFFPPYNSVVDKEGAKAYQDKFKNWIVTRERLEKAGKPYYMHCGPADRGQEVTDEVLDSYEKSLYFEEAENRLHVQKAVMAMTLGE is encoded by the coding sequence ATGGGTAGAGGAAAACCCTGGTTCGTAGGACTTCTACACGGCCAAGACTGGCTGTCAAACTATGATCACGACATCGATACCGTGTTGAAAGTATTGAAGGCTGCGCGAGAACTTAGAGAAATGTATCATAACGGCATTAGAAAGGTAACGTGGCTCGATGGGAAAATGCTCTACCTCATCTTCTACAATAAGAGCCTTAGAACGAGAAACAGCTTCCAGACCGGAATATATCAGCTTGGAGGTCAGGCAACGTATATAAGCCCAGACCAGGTATATGCCCCAACCCTTCCAGAGGACATGATCCCATACCAGACGGAGGCCATTAGCGATGTTGCAAGAGTGCTGAGCAGATATGGTGATGGAATCGCGATCAGAATCTACGGCGATGCTGCTAAATGGATCATTGGCAGAGGTCACAAGATCATTAGGGAGTTTGCCAAATGGGCTGACATCCCTGTCTTAAACATGGAAGACGATGTATGGCACCCGTTCCAGGCTCTAGCCGACGCTCAAGCAGCCTTCGATGCTCTCGGCTGGCCTAAAGACCTGAGAGGAAAGAAGGTCGTGGTAAGCTACGCGTACAGCGGAGGCTTAAAGCCTCTTGCAGTCCCTCAGGATGTTGCCACAATGTTCGCCATGATGGGTGCCGACGTATATGTTGCACACCCACCAGGATTCGAACTCATGGATGAGGCAATGAACAAGGCAAAGGAGTACGCGAAGCACTGGGGCTCCGAGTTCAAGATAGTGTACGACATGGACGAGGCCTTTGAAGGCGCAACCATCGTGTATCCGAAAGCATGGAGCCCGAAGGGCTTCTTCCCACCATACAACAGCGTCGTAGACAAGGAGGGGGCGAAAGCTTATCAGGACAAGTTCAAGAACTGGATCGTGACAAGGGAGAGGCTGGAGAAGGCTGGAAAACCATACTACATGCACTGCGGACCTGCTGACAGAGGTCAAGAAGTAACAGATGAAGTATTAGACTCGTATGAGAAGAGCCTATACTTCGAGGAAGCAGAGAACAGGCTACATGTTCAAAAAGCCGTAATGGCTATGACTCTTGGAGAATAA
- the arcC gene encoding carbamate kinase gives MNAKKEVIVVALGGNAFQSKGDKGTVEEYWKNAYTSAEFIAKLIGEGYGVVVTHGNGPQVGIIAEWMMAGLKEKNLPPMSLDIAGAMSQGWLGYLLQQALYNKLIEKNLMGKLVKGVVTIVTQTLVDKNDPAFKDPTKYIGPWYEKEEADKLAKEFGWVFKPDPRGGYRRVVPSPDPVKQVEIDAIRKLVNDGFIVIADGGGGIPVYMDDDGKLRGVEAVIDKDLGAERMAAAVGADILLILTDVEKVYLNHGKPDAKPIDQMTASEALKYYKEGHFKPGSMGPKVLAGVRFVQNGGKLAIIAHLSQAYEAIKGSAGTRIVPG, from the coding sequence ATGAACGCGAAGAAGGAGGTTATAGTCGTAGCTCTAGGTGGGAACGCGTTCCAGAGTAAGGGCGATAAGGGAACGGTAGAAGAGTATTGGAAAAACGCGTACACCTCTGCGGAATTCATCGCAAAATTGATTGGAGAAGGATACGGCGTTGTAGTGACTCATGGAAACGGCCCCCAAGTCGGCATAATTGCCGAATGGATGATGGCAGGGTTAAAGGAGAAAAACCTTCCACCAATGAGCCTTGACATCGCCGGGGCAATGAGCCAGGGATGGCTGGGATATCTCCTGCAACAAGCACTGTACAATAAGTTGATAGAGAAGAACCTCATGGGAAAATTGGTTAAAGGCGTAGTGACGATCGTGACGCAAACCCTTGTCGACAAGAATGACCCAGCCTTCAAAGACCCGACCAAGTACATTGGCCCCTGGTATGAAAAAGAGGAAGCCGATAAGCTGGCTAAGGAGTTTGGATGGGTGTTCAAGCCCGATCCACGCGGAGGTTATAGAAGAGTGGTGCCATCCCCAGACCCGGTTAAACAAGTAGAGATTGATGCTATACGGAAACTAGTGAATGATGGGTTTATCGTAATAGCTGATGGCGGGGGAGGCATACCGGTCTACATGGATGACGATGGAAAACTGCGCGGCGTGGAAGCCGTCATCGATAAAGACCTAGGAGCAGAGAGGATGGCTGCCGCTGTCGGAGCAGATATACTGTTAATTCTTACAGATGTGGAAAAAGTATATCTAAACCACGGAAAGCCTGACGCTAAGCCTATAGACCAGATGACAGCTAGCGAGGCATTAAAGTATTATAAGGAGGGGCACTTCAAGCCGGGAAGTATGGGCCCGAAAGTACTGGCCGGAGTAAGATTCGTGCAGAACGGTGGGAAATTAGCAATAATAGCGCACTTGAGCCAAGCTTACGAGGCCATTAAAGGTAGTGCCGGAACCAGGATCGTACCAGGTTAG
- a CDS encoding STT3 domain-containing protein — MKINRVIIRLNTILTSKPILPKILVLVLMSAIIGYGLFVRFTPFYLNGFEFFEYDSYIEYWQAKYVFEKGILSWYSLTRENPDTHIFWYPWGRDIIYTSYPLLPMWIGGTYLLIQYTGLSLKEWAVLQPLIFTLLGLIAAYLAATQLSGGNRFAGLLTSFLLAFLPAANDRTLIGFVEKEGVSIFFIFMFLFFYGKTVSSLKQSFGKKTILYSVLTALFLGFVGWLWGGYIFLLGSVTAYFIISPLFLGKEFDEKFIKTNILIIGLSMVFTAPSPSIFGQLGFYPLRLSGIGWPILGSCLIPMLYYYLGVQHKRLGLRKPLLSKTRYFMLLVLLVVGGSIAITTGVLGFAGRWAWALGLRFIPADPLVQSIAEHQSPLSSAGTLFQMLRSWGVDPAFPWSILFPVAPLFLSIIGGLYMILYKQTPETLFVAILFFLSFYSYLNAAYMIAMASYMGTIVAGIFLGYLVQRLVPTQQEIQDYKKGRVRVTGRSNRLVILALIALFLVNSAHIAYLDYQTNSSIIYTFKAGNSNLALYSDSWYKIVETLRNDLPVDAVVISWWDYGYGISVDGGRASVADGSTLNFTQIGILGLLLTSVNTSEAASLAKLFNTTPGKTYVLVLELFAIYEDNETVIIWPVLFPNSSMPGGIDIPKSIWMIRIGNATVDALKSQGINVSYRVTSDYLVLIGNQFISPMFNQPDRLPLIYRMMVDGMLYWGMMKNKSSIFAWYGGSTSPLSTATVSRIRELVGIDVTLGVNNPVIVKIQERPLANDTFFKPYAIIAEPFYDPKTGELVKVGVRNPDNPYETFDGVLYSVGIIYEITSIP; from the coding sequence ATGAAGATTAACAGGGTGATAATTCGACTTAATACAATTTTAACATCTAAGCCGATTCTCCCGAAAATCCTCGTGTTGGTTCTTATGAGCGCCATAATAGGGTATGGTTTATTCGTCCGCTTTACCCCCTTCTACCTTAATGGGTTTGAATTCTTCGAATACGACTCCTACATTGAGTATTGGCAGGCTAAGTATGTTTTTGAAAAAGGCATCCTATCATGGTACTCTCTTACAAGGGAGAACCCCGATACTCATATATTCTGGTATCCATGGGGCAGGGATATTATATACACTAGCTACCCGCTCCTCCCCATGTGGATTGGCGGGACGTATTTGCTAATCCAATATACGGGCCTCAGCTTAAAGGAATGGGCAGTATTACAACCATTGATATTCACCCTACTCGGCCTCATAGCAGCATACCTCGCGGCAACCCAACTCTCAGGGGGAAACAGGTTCGCGGGCTTACTGACCTCCTTCCTCCTGGCTTTTCTCCCGGCCGCTAACGATAGAACCCTTATCGGGTTTGTTGAGAAAGAAGGTGTTTCAATATTCTTCATATTTATGTTCCTCTTCTTCTACGGTAAAACGGTTTCATCGCTTAAACAATCCTTTGGGAAGAAAACAATACTCTACTCCGTGCTCACAGCTTTATTCCTAGGTTTCGTCGGATGGTTGTGGGGAGGCTATATCTTTCTACTCGGCTCTGTCACAGCATATTTCATAATTTCGCCCTTGTTCCTGGGGAAGGAGTTTGATGAAAAATTCATTAAAACGAATATATTGATCATTGGGCTTTCAATGGTTTTCACAGCTCCATCGCCCTCAATATTCGGACAGCTAGGATTCTACCCTCTCAGGCTTTCAGGCATTGGCTGGCCTATCCTAGGCAGTTGTCTAATACCCATGCTATACTATTACCTAGGTGTTCAGCACAAACGGTTAGGACTTAGAAAACCCCTCCTCTCTAAAACCCGATACTTCATGTTGCTTGTCCTGCTAGTTGTTGGCGGCTCCATTGCGATCACCACGGGTGTTCTCGGGTTCGCTGGAAGATGGGCTTGGGCGCTGGGGTTGAGATTTATTCCCGCCGATCCTCTCGTCCAGAGCATTGCTGAGCATCAATCCCCGCTCTCCAGTGCTGGCACCCTGTTTCAAATGCTAAGGAGCTGGGGAGTGGATCCAGCTTTCCCATGGTCTATTCTATTCCCTGTTGCACCATTGTTCCTCTCTATTATCGGAGGTTTATATATGATTTTGTATAAGCAAACCCCTGAAACACTGTTCGTCGCGATACTATTCTTTCTTTCATTCTATTCATATCTCAACGCTGCTTACATGATCGCGATGGCCTCCTACATGGGCACGATTGTTGCAGGTATTTTCCTCGGCTACCTAGTTCAACGCTTAGTACCGACTCAACAAGAAATTCAAGACTATAAGAAGGGACGGGTAAGGGTAACTGGGAGATCTAATAGACTGGTCATACTGGCATTAATAGCCTTATTCCTGGTTAACTCTGCACATATAGCCTACCTCGACTATCAAACTAACTCTTCAATAATTTACACTTTCAAAGCAGGAAACTCCAACCTAGCTCTCTACAGTGACTCATGGTACAAGATCGTGGAGACTTTGAGAAACGATCTTCCAGTAGACGCGGTGGTGATTTCTTGGTGGGACTATGGATACGGGATCAGCGTCGACGGGGGTAGAGCATCCGTTGCGGATGGTTCCACATTGAACTTCACTCAAATAGGCATACTAGGACTCCTCCTCACCTCCGTAAATACTTCAGAGGCTGCTAGTCTCGCAAAGCTCTTCAACACAACTCCCGGTAAAACATACGTTCTAGTTTTAGAACTATTCGCCATATACGAGGATAATGAAACAGTAATTATCTGGCCCGTTTTATTCCCGAACTCTAGCATGCCGGGAGGCATAGATATACCTAAGAGCATATGGATGATAAGGATCGGTAACGCCACTGTGGACGCTCTTAAATCCCAGGGAATCAATGTTTCTTATAGAGTTACTTCTGACTATCTTGTGTTAATCGGAAACCAGTTTATCAGCCCAATGTTCAATCAACCAGACAGGCTTCCTCTCATCTATAGGATGATGGTTGATGGTATGTTGTATTGGGGCATGATGAAGAATAAGTCATCAATATTCGCGTGGTACGGTGGTTCAACATCACCGCTTAGCACTGCAACCGTGAGCAGGATTAGGGAATTGGTAGGGATAGATGTCACTCTTGGAGTAAACAACCCGGTGATTGTTAAAATCCAGGAAAGACCGCTTGCCAACGATACGTTTTTCAAACCGTACGCGATTATCGCTGAACCATTCTATGATCCGAAGACCGGCGAGCTGGTAAAGGTTGGTGTAAGAAACCCTGACAACCCGTATGAAACCTTTGACGGTGTACTATACAGTGTGGGAATAATCTACGAGATTACAAGCATTCCTTAA
- a CDS encoding DUF7669 domain-containing protein gives MESTESFNKKPNWALLKEVAEELYRMGKITFTRKELASKAHEKDPTRSEMSLDFEIDLVTVNSSSKDKYKDPDKLFLFRLDRGRYTLYNPEEHGELDKFTGIQRVSATRKQVLNEVLEELERLGYEATENKYAKALQPDIIATRDESKTGVWVIDPGVDMSSQYKSLAYAIGSSMLNRSFNEYLIVLPEDLYKRITQDIIESLKPYNVRFVPIREERKYTLQL, from the coding sequence TTGGAATCTACGGAAAGCTTTAATAAGAAACCTAACTGGGCCTTGTTGAAAGAAGTTGCAGAAGAGCTGTACAGGATGGGCAAAATAACCTTCACCCGGAAAGAATTAGCTTCAAAAGCCCATGAAAAAGACCCTACCAGGTCTGAAATGAGTCTTGACTTTGAAATAGATCTCGTGACAGTTAACAGCAGTAGCAAGGACAAATACAAGGATCCTGATAAACTGTTCCTGTTCAGGCTGGACCGTGGAAGATACACATTGTATAACCCCGAGGAGCACGGAGAGTTGGATAAGTTCACCGGTATCCAAAGAGTTTCCGCGACGAGAAAGCAGGTTTTGAACGAAGTCTTGGAGGAGTTGGAAAGGCTTGGATACGAAGCAACTGAAAACAAGTATGCTAAGGCACTACAGCCGGACATTATTGCAACGAGGGATGAGAGTAAAACCGGAGTATGGGTAATAGACCCAGGGGTCGACATGTCTTCCCAATATAAGAGCCTTGCATACGCTATAGGCTCGTCAATGCTTAACAGGAGTTTCAACGAATACCTTATAGTTCTACCTGAAGACCTTTATAAAAGGATAACACAGGACATTATCGAGTCGCTTAAACCTTACAATGTTAGGTTTGTCCCGATCAGAGAGGAAAGAAAATATACCCTTCAACTCTAA
- a CDS encoding Mrp/NBP35 family ATP-binding protein, whose product MSNDKKIPFKPTFNLTQDVEKKLRNFKYKILVLSGKGGVGKTFISSMLSLALAEKARTVAILDADIHGSSIPSILGLHGTRHYADEEGNILPVEGPLGVKVVAVNLMLDSPDLPVVWRGPLVSRAILDLLSKVKWGSGDYLIVDLPPGTGDAIITITQSIPSITGAIIVTAPNMLSETIVSKAINFAAKNNIRLLGIVENLSYYKCPHCGRISQVLGKSTGEQLAGKFGTRLLAKIPIDPSINDAIDQGVPYILAYKDGEAAKAIRSLADELISIVES is encoded by the coding sequence ATGAGTAACGATAAGAAAATTCCTTTTAAACCAACATTCAACCTCACCCAGGATGTGGAGAAGAAACTTAGGAATTTCAAATATAAAATACTTGTTTTAAGCGGTAAGGGAGGAGTGGGAAAAACTTTCATCTCATCAATGCTTTCCCTAGCTCTCGCAGAGAAAGCGAGAACCGTGGCAATTCTCGACGCAGACATTCATGGATCCTCCATCCCATCCATCCTAGGGTTGCATGGAACAAGGCACTACGCTGATGAGGAAGGCAATATTTTACCCGTGGAAGGCCCTCTTGGAGTAAAAGTCGTGGCTGTTAATCTAATGCTGGATTCCCCAGACCTACCGGTCGTGTGGAGGGGGCCTCTGGTATCGCGAGCAATCCTCGATCTTCTAAGCAAGGTGAAATGGGGCTCAGGTGACTATCTCATAGTTGACTTGCCCCCGGGAACAGGAGACGCAATTATAACGATTACGCAATCAATACCTTCCATAACTGGAGCTATCATAGTAACAGCCCCCAACATGCTCTCTGAAACCATAGTTTCCAAGGCAATCAATTTTGCCGCAAAGAACAATATTAGGCTACTCGGGATTGTTGAAAACCTGAGCTATTACAAGTGTCCACACTGCGGTAGAATCTCTCAGGTCCTCGGAAAATCAACGGGTGAACAGTTAGCCGGCAAGTTTGGCACAAGGCTACTGGCTAAAATACCGATAGATCCTTCTATCAACGATGCAATTGATCAGGGAGTCCCGTATATTCTTGCCTACAAGGATGGGGAAGCCGCTAAAGCGATCAGATCCCTAGCGGATGAGTTAATAAGTATTGTAGAGTCATAA
- the mvk gene encoding mevalonate kinase, translating into MTCSKAPGKIVLFGEHFVVKGAPAIGFAVSKYAKVCVEDGSLNIISKQTGRVEQDSLLYRAVKRLITKVNSIFECSEDVKILIDSEIPIGSGMGSSAALSVALAHAYLTHCNVDFDKKLVNEIAYEAEKEVHSKPSGIDNTLATFGGFLKYRSGVFEKLEVRLGEEVYFLVVNTNLRRQTGKIVEEVLKLYEKYPEILENVYNAASALVEKALKSLEERDYESIGRLMLLNHGLLWTIGVSHEVNDLIVHKLVAKGCLGAKLSGAGKGGIVIGLVKESLVDKIEGELRNEGFEVFRVTPDYEGVRNV; encoded by the coding sequence ATGACGTGTAGTAAAGCCCCTGGCAAAATCGTATTGTTTGGGGAACATTTCGTCGTGAAAGGGGCCCCTGCAATAGGTTTCGCGGTTTCAAAGTATGCCAAAGTTTGTGTTGAAGACGGCAGTCTCAACATTATCTCAAAGCAAACGGGCAGAGTAGAGCAGGATTCGCTGCTTTACAGGGCTGTTAAAAGACTGATTACAAAAGTGAATTCTATTTTCGAGTGTAGCGAAGATGTCAAAATACTAATTGACTCCGAAATCCCTATAGGAAGCGGCATGGGTTCCTCAGCCGCTTTAAGTGTGGCACTTGCCCACGCTTATTTGACTCATTGTAACGTGGATTTTGACAAGAAGCTTGTTAACGAGATAGCATACGAGGCTGAAAAAGAGGTTCATTCGAAACCCAGCGGAATAGACAACACGTTAGCGACATTCGGAGGCTTTCTCAAGTACAGGTCTGGGGTTTTCGAGAAACTTGAAGTTAGGCTTGGAGAAGAGGTTTACTTTTTAGTAGTGAATACAAATCTAAGAAGGCAAACCGGTAAAATTGTTGAAGAAGTATTGAAGCTTTATGAAAAATATCCCGAAATACTTGAGAATGTATACAATGCCGCGTCCGCCTTAGTCGAGAAGGCTTTGAAATCTCTAGAGGAAAGGGATTATGAAAGTATTGGTCGATTAATGTTATTGAATCATGGATTGCTTTGGACTATTGGAGTATCCCACGAAGTCAACGATCTCATAGTTCACAAGCTCGTTGCAAAGGGATGTCTTGGAGCTAAGCTAAGCGGGGCTGGGAAAGGAGGGATAGTGATAGGCCTCGTAAAGGAGTCCCTAGTAGACAAGATCGAAGGGGAGCTGAGAAATGAGGGCTTCGAAGTATTTAGAGTAACCCCGGATTATGAAGGGGTAAGAAATGTTTAA
- the argF gene encoding ornithine carbamoyltransferase: MVSSLKGRDFLTLTEYTREELWFMLETAAQLKQRYLSGERIIPVLQGRHLAMIFEKPSTRTRLSFETAMKELGGDAIYLSSSELQLARGETIEDTARVLSRYVDGIMARVYEHYKIEKLAEYASVPVINGLSDLHHPAQALSDVLTIIEKKGKDISKLKIVFVGDGGDNVLHSLMLAVGILGGRVIIASPKGYEPHPSVVKLFNEHAVPNGGSYEVLRDPYQAVENADVVYTDVWVSMGQDKERERRIKDLEPYRVTVELMSKAKSDAIFMHCLPAHRGEEVVNEVIDGKWSVVWDQAENRKHAQKAILALLIP, translated from the coding sequence ATGGTGTCGAGTCTGAAAGGCAGAGACTTTCTCACGTTAACCGAGTATACTAGAGAGGAACTATGGTTTATGCTTGAAACAGCCGCGCAGCTCAAGCAGAGGTACTTGTCTGGTGAGAGGATAATACCCGTTCTTCAAGGCAGGCACCTTGCAATGATCTTTGAGAAACCAAGCACTAGGACAAGGCTCAGTTTTGAAACCGCTATGAAGGAGTTAGGCGGGGACGCGATTTATTTGAGCTCTAGCGAGTTGCAACTAGCCAGGGGCGAGACCATTGAGGATACTGCGAGAGTATTGTCAAGATATGTTGACGGGATAATGGCGCGTGTATACGAGCACTACAAGATTGAAAAACTGGCTGAGTATGCTAGTGTGCCGGTTATAAACGGTTTAAGCGATCTACACCACCCCGCTCAAGCACTCAGTGATGTTTTAACGATTATTGAAAAGAAGGGTAAAGATATTTCAAAGCTGAAGATAGTGTTCGTTGGGGATGGGGGTGACAACGTCCTCCACAGCTTAATGCTTGCGGTAGGAATATTAGGGGGTAGAGTCATCATTGCCTCTCCCAAAGGATATGAGCCGCATCCGAGCGTTGTTAAATTGTTCAATGAACACGCGGTCCCGAATGGTGGTTCTTACGAAGTTTTAAGGGATCCATACCAGGCTGTTGAGAACGCGGACGTAGTGTACACGGATGTATGGGTTAGTATGGGGCAGGATAAGGAAAGAGAGAGAAGGATTAAAGACTTGGAGCCTTACAGGGTAACGGTGGAATTGATGAGTAAAGCTAAGAGTGATGCAATATTCATGCACTGTTTACCCGCCCACAGAGGCGAGGAAGTTGTTAACGAGGTAATCGATGGGAAATGGAGCGTTGTATGGGATCAAGCTGAAAATAGGAAGCACGCCCAAAAAGCAATTCTAGCTCTCCTCATACCATGA
- a CDS encoding radical SAM protein produces the protein MPGYNPLTLSEAVRNAVCRYTITGEERKYYRFRGGKWYGGIATGDVVGCNLRCGFCWSWRFSHVSTGGWFESAESAFQKIYSIAARNKYEYVRLSGGEPTLSKNHLLKIIQLFSETSFTFILETNGLLIGHDPSYAESLAEFSNLVVRISFKGTSGEEFYVLTGADPFFFKLQLKGLENLVESGLKPCTEVYPAVMLSFSTPESYNQLKKEFSKIHPALPSCIDEEYVILYPHVKEVLRKHGLKPKISYTPEGIPDFMI, from the coding sequence ATGCCTGGGTATAATCCATTAACCTTGTCAGAGGCCGTTAGGAACGCCGTGTGCAGATATACTATTACAGGAGAAGAGAGAAAATACTACAGGTTCAGAGGCGGAAAATGGTACGGTGGAATAGCCACAGGGGATGTAGTAGGATGTAATTTGAGGTGTGGTTTCTGCTGGAGCTGGAGATTTAGTCACGTATCAACTGGAGGCTGGTTTGAGTCCGCTGAGTCTGCTTTCCAAAAAATATACTCAATCGCGGCTAGAAATAAATACGAGTATGTAAGGCTGAGCGGAGGGGAGCCGACATTATCGAAGAATCATCTTTTAAAGATTATTCAGCTTTTCTCTGAGACATCATTCACATTCATTCTTGAAACAAACGGGCTACTCATAGGGCACGATCCAAGCTATGCTGAAAGCCTTGCCGAGTTCTCAAACCTAGTGGTGAGGATTAGTTTCAAGGGAACCTCAGGCGAGGAATTCTATGTTTTGACAGGGGCTGATCCATTCTTTTTTAAACTTCAATTGAAAGGTCTTGAAAACCTCGTAGAATCAGGGCTTAAACCGTGTACTGAAGTTTATCCTGCAGTAATGCTGAGTTTTTCAACCCCCGAATCCTACAACCAATTAAAGAAAGAGTTTTCGAAAATACATCCAGCTCTTCCATCCTGTATCGACGAGGAATACGTTATTCTATATCCACATGTGAAAGAGGTCTTGAGAAAACATGGGCTTAAACCAAAAATTTCCTACACTCCTGAAGGGATTCCCGATTTCATGATTTAA
- a CDS encoding DUF711 family protein: protein MEDLVVRAVTYFSSARRLDDAYNELVKAEALLNSVEKYLSEQGYSVFTKRLSFPGLNPQLAEKIVEYSASSSLIVSVGYQRIGALSPETAVYLTGNGLYVPILYSGENPLEFAEKACKIISKAAEQNPVNATRIALGFHSRDFTTPYYPDSSSTSRVRIALAFLYPKALINEMVKLGDIQAAFEKMFARIHHVTNLVEKHVGIPVKIDYSLSPWMENSVAELFEKLGYSLLQPGSNYGIGLINKLIRKYMDKEKAVGFNEVMLPYAEDSLLIKYGSEKLLKARDFLRFASTCVAGVDMVVIPNEKQNLEKLILDTYSLRLVKKKPLAFRAIPVPGSPGESVELGKFGRPVILEY, encoded by the coding sequence ATGGAGGACTTAGTTGTCAGAGCCGTAACATACTTCTCTTCAGCAAGGCGCCTTGACGATGCTTATAATGAACTGGTTAAGGCTGAAGCGTTGTTAAATTCTGTGGAGAAATATTTGAGTGAGCAGGGCTACAGTGTTTTCACTAAAAGGCTCTCATTCCCTGGTCTCAATCCTCAATTAGCAGAGAAAATCGTTGAATACTCAGCTAGCTCGAGCCTTATTGTATCAGTAGGTTACCAGAGAATAGGAGCGCTTAGCCCAGAGACCGCGGTGTATTTAACAGGAAATGGTTTATACGTTCCCATCCTCTATAGTGGCGAGAACCCTTTAGAGTTTGCTGAAAAAGCGTGCAAAATAATTTCAAAAGCCGCGGAGCAGAATCCTGTGAATGCGACAAGGATTGCCTTAGGATTCCACTCAAGAGACTTCACCACACCATACTATCCCGATTCTTCCAGCACGAGTAGGGTTAGGATAGCGTTGGCTTTTCTCTATCCTAAAGCCCTCATTAATGAGATGGTGAAACTCGGAGATATCCAGGCGGCTTTTGAAAAAATGTTTGCGAGGATTCATCACGTTACAAATCTTGTTGAAAAACATGTTGGTATCCCTGTAAAGATTGATTACAGCTTATCACCCTGGATGGAGAACAGCGTTGCCGAATTATTCGAAAAACTCGGTTACAGTCTTTTGCAACCAGGGTCTAATTACGGGATTGGTCTAATCAATAAGCTAATTCGAAAGTACATGGATAAGGAGAAGGCCGTGGGCTTCAACGAGGTTATGTTACCGTATGCTGAGGACTCATTGCTGATTAAATATGGTTCTGAGAAACTATTAAAAGCAAGGGATTTCCTCCGCTTCGCATCCACCTGTGTTGCGGGAGTGGACATGGTCGTAATACCTAACGAGAAGCAAAACCTTGAGAAACTCATACTAGATACTTACTCTTTACGGCTAGTTAAGAAGAAGCCTTTAGCGTTTAGGGCAATACCCGTGCCCGGAAGCCCGGGCGAATCCGTGGAATTAGGCAAGTTCGGCAGGCCGGTAATACTGGAGTACTGA